In Sphaeramia orbicularis chromosome 10, fSphaOr1.1, whole genome shotgun sequence, the following proteins share a genomic window:
- the LOC115426863 gene encoding zinc finger BED domain-containing protein 4-like, translating to MLEKVTPLSMATLLDPRFKELGFCSQGSAQTAVDRLTRECAATMQVELPAQAQPQSPPRAGPSGPLEDGGLWALLDRHVGAQQQVTSSTASATVEVQRYLKEPHIPRTEDPLKYWVTHKVLYPHLYNLAINFLCTPASSMPCERIFSKAGEVVSQRRNRLKPSTVEKILF from the exons ATGTTGGAGAAGGTCACGCCACTCTCAATGGCAACCTTATTAGACCCTAGATTCAAAGAGCTGGGGTTCTGCAGCCAAGGCTCTGCTCAAACTGCTGTAGATAGGCTGACCAGAGAGTGTGCTGCAACAATGCAGGTGGAACTTCCAGCTCAGGCACAGCCACAGTCACCACCTAGAGCAGGCCCTTCAGGTCCACTGGAGGATGGTGGTCTCTGGGCCCTGCTGGACAGGCATGTGGGTGCTCAACAGCAGGTGACCAGCTCAACTGCCAGTGCTACAGTGGAGGTTCAGAG GTACTTGAAGGAACCCCACATTCCAAGAACAGAGGACCCACTGAAGTACTGGGTCACCCACAAGGTGTTATACCCCCACCTTTACAACCTGGCGATTAACTTTTTGTGCACACCAGCTTCCTCCATGCCCTGTGAGAGGATTTTCTCCAAGGCTGGCGAAGTCGTCAGCCAAAGACGAAACAGGCTGAAACCCAGCACAGTTGAAAAAATCCTGTTTTAA